ATGCAGGATCTCTTTTCAATTTTTCAACAGAAGAGCCACTGTAAGAATACAGCCGTTTACCAGAAATAATTCTTTCAAACTCAGGGTCTCTGTCAGGAACCCTGCAACAATTGGAAGTAAGGAAAGCCCTGCATATATAGTTGTATTAAATAATCCCATTGCAAGCCCTCTGTCCGCATTCATTCTTGCTACAGCCAGGGCAAAGCCTACCATTGCAACCCCTGATCCGCCTCCAAGGCTTGAGAATCCAAAAAATGGATATTTGATCGCAAAAAAAGCCCCAAGGGCAGAAAAAGCCAGGCCTATGCGGATTATTGTTTTTTCCTTTACTTTAAAACGTCCTGCCAGAAGGGAAGTGACCATAGCGCAGATGTAGAGGCTTGCAATTGCGCCTCCGAGCCGGGCTTTTGACAGAATTTCAAGGCTGTAGTCGGGGTAGTAAGCTATGAGAACTCCAACTGCTCCGTTAAGCAGGAACGAACCCAACCAGATCCCTGAGTTACGGCGGGAAATGAGCCCTGTAATTTTTATGAAAGAATGCTTGAAATGGGATTTTAGAGAATCCTGGCCTGACAGTGATTTTGGGTTCGTTCCTGTTTTTTTCGGGTTAAATAGTTCCTCGAGCCTGTAAAGGAGGGGAATTCCCGAAAGCAGGGCAAACAAAGTGAATAT
This window of the Methanosarcina mazei S-6 genome carries:
- a CDS encoding MFS transporter, which gives rise to MHPDRRLIYVAVFAIMGLSNAVIPILPELAARYHSMYGEFASSLLFSGYFLGALATMLPFGILSDRFGNLKFIGLGIALTVVSGVFIFLSENLWILIFSRFVEGAACGAFFPAAFSSLSKCKDPGRCMGEFTFLFNAGLAAGALFSGLLADIFLKSAVLIFTLFALLSGIPLLYRLEELFNPKKTGTNPKSLSGQDSLKSHFKHSFIKITGLISRRNSGIWLGSFLLNGAVGVLIAYYPDYSLEILSKARLGGAIASLYICAMVTSLLAGRFKVKEKTIIRIGLAFSALGAFFAIKYPFFGFSSLGGGSGVAMVGFALAVARMNADRGLAMGLFNTTIYAGLSLLPIVAGFLTETLSLKELFLVNGCILTVALLLKN